Below is a window of Struthio camelus isolate bStrCam1 chromosome 14, bStrCam1.hap1, whole genome shotgun sequence DNA.
GCACCTATGGCCAGGTGGGTGAGTACGGCCAGCAGCAGGGCTACGGCCAGAGCGGGCCGACCTCGTTCGCTAACCAAATCTAGCACAGCCCTCGCACGTAGAGAGTTTCACGGGTCTAAGTTTCAGTGGTGCCAGGTTTTTCGGGAGTTTAATACTACAACGCAATGTTTCGTGTCAGTTGAAGATCTAGCGGTGCCTCCTGAGGTGGTGGGGAGGTGGCCGGTGTGCTTGAAGTGGCATTTCATCCCCGCCTAGCCCAGTACGGCGGATGTGCTCATCGCAGGTGGTGACCTGGAGTCAGTGCTGTAGTATGTACCGTAGAGATAACCTAATGGTAGTTTTGTATGTGTTATGATGGTAGAAGCGTTTTGTAGCCTCAAGTCAGTAGTATTTAATATGCATAGGATAATTggattttcttctgcattttggtGAAAACAAAAGTGTTTTGCTATTATTTCTACAGATATTCTGTATATCCATGCATGTAACGTTGCTCCTAAATTTTCAAAACTGCCTGTCTGTGACTCTTCAGAGCATTTGGTTTCAAAAGATTTTACTATTATTTCAATTAATCAAGTCATTGGTAATTTAGTGCATGGATAAGCAGTTTAATACTACCAAATATTTGGACTGTGTGAATGGAACTTCTCAACTTCTGCCACTACGTTTTGTTAAATGTACGTTTAAAAGAAGTATGCatcttttatatattttgcagAGTTGAATATATGGCTTACCCAGGTTCTGAATGCTTTGTaactaaaatgtttttccttgaaATGGCATTCAGTAGTATATATGGTACCTGACCAATGTTTATTCCATTTAACTAAGCTAAGTATATTCATTCTATAAATCACTATTTCTATGGATGTTTTGTGAATCTTTTAATGTGAGCTGTGAAGAATAAGGACCAAGTAACTGTGTTATATGTTTACAAAGGTATTTATTTAACTAAGATAACAGAGGTGCAGATATCAGTATATAAAACCATGTGAAAATGGCCCGTTGcttaaaacagcaaaacagaaaaaatgcatgTATTGTTGTTACTTTCCAAAGCATGCATATTCCTTTATGCCctcttataattaaaaaataaaaggtcttTCTATCTGTGCTGTTTAAGAATCATCAGCTATCCCTCTGTCCCATTGCTGCTCTGAGCACTAGCTTGGTGCTACCAGAGAATGTAGCCGGATTGACCAAATAACCCAGGTTCAAAGGAAATCACCTTAAAACAGTTGAGGCTAGACTTGCACCCCGTTCAGATTTCTCCCTGGAGAACTGAGCCCTCCTTTACAACAGCATATGGGATCCATTGCAGCGCCATCTTTTCTGACACAATTTAAAGCCTGAAGCACAATAGACTAATCAAAACTGATCATctgcatttctaaataaaaatgtatcagtATATAATCTTATTGTATGAGCTGTAATGTTGAAAGCATCTTAGCTTAAAACGGCTTAGTCTCTTCTATGATTGTTGTAACCAATTTATGGCTACTCGGTGGCTGAATCTATATTGTGATATCTATTTGACCCTAATAAAGTTATTACATACAATGCATATTTTAAGAGTATGATAATGTTAAAATGTCAGTGTAAAATAATCAAAAAGATGGATCGAATATTAGCCACGTGCTTGACCTTATCAGTCATAATCTTACTGTTTTCCAACACTTTCATGAGGATTGTTCTAATGTGCAATGAAGTACAACATATCTGCAGACACTTGTCATTAAAGGTCAGTatcataagtttaaaaaaatcgtTTAAAGTTTTGTAATTTAGTATCTGCCTCCTTTGTCATCTCTTTCTCCACCTGTCAGCAGAACCAGCCCTGTGCTGTGCTAACTAGCCCAGTGGCAGGAACTGCTGGAAAGCCATCTCCAGTGCTGTAGAAAGGACAAACCTGAATATATAAATGTCCTTGTATTCCAAACTGGAGCAAAACCCAGTTTTCCAGGtcaatgaaaatttgttttttcaattcttttgttctgtgttttttaagTTTGGAAAATACTAAATATAGgcaagcaggaagaaaatgaaatctgtgcaagtggagcagggaaggagatggGCGGTATGCTCTTCATGCCCCCAGGCCCGCTTAGTCCCACTTCCTCACACATCTTTTTAGTTTGAAAGAAGTTTGCTTTGTATTAGTAGATCAGGGATATCCCAAGTTGTCTCCATGAGGCCTCTCTATTAGAAGCATGTGGAGAAGTTTTTATATGTGGTCTGGCTTTCTTTTAATCAGCTTTCCCCCCTAGATCAGCAGGGTCACGTTTCCAAACTTTTCAATGCTGTGATGAAGGTTAGAAATGTGAGTTTTGCTTAGGTTCATTCCTAGTATTTCAAACAAGCTGGAACTCTTGTGTAGTCACAGGAGCACAGGAACTGCAGCTTTCTAGGCTTCAAGAGTTGACCTCCCTGGAATGACAACGGAAGCAGGGCCTGACCCAAGACTGGGGTCTGAATTAGGAAGATGACTTATTTTGGGTAGTATTTGTGTAAGTCCAAGATGAAGCAAAGATTTTCTCAtgaagcacagagctgctggaaaagtttacaaaagcagtgaaaaagacacatttttcagaaaagaattgCACTTTGCTTTATTCAGTAGGAAAGCTTTCAATAGGTACGCTATCTCCTCACCGCCGCACAGTACAGACGAGCTGATTGCTAGCTGATATATCCTTCGGGCACAATAGTCTTCACTGTGAGTTAGGAGGGATGAAACATCTCTTCATCTGTAACATCTCTGATTAATATAATGTGGCAGGagcaaaagtgaaaacaaaaatggtATGTGCACTTGCCTGGATTACATAAGggaatatatttgaatatttcctTTATGTTCCTCCAGATTCAAGTTTTATCACATCCCTTTGTAATTGCTGAGAAATTGGAAGCTTATTTGAAGTGGGAATAGTGACTGTGTAACAAAACGTTAAGTAACAATGCAAAGAAGACCGTATTTGATGTTTCCCAGTTTTAAGACAAATAGCTAAGTAAACTCTAGCAGGCTCTGTGAAACTGCTGCTGGCAGACTGATTGCTTTCCTACTTCATCATTAGTGAGTATCTCTGCCAGTGAGTTAAATAACTAGGTCAGcctagtaggaaaaaaacatgttCCTTGATCTTCTGTGCTGGCCCTCCTGTTTTCCCATGTGTTTCTCTTTATAGCCCATTTCTCAGCTACCCTGGATGGGAGCGCATTTGCATCGCCGAGTGTGTAGCTGTGGAGGAGAGACAGACACCTCTGAGCACGGTGCGGGAGAGGGGAACACAGGACTTGCTCTCTCAGgcccttcctttcctccaggagaggAGAGGGATTTGCCCAGATGCCTCATTGGACTTACCCATAGCATATGTACGCTGATACAACCCCATGCGCGCCCTGAGCAAGCTGGTGCCTCTGTTATCCAGAGCAGCACTGTGCAGATGTGGTTTTTTGGCCCCCAGCCAAGGGGAGGTGGGCGGTCGGGTGCTGTCTTAAGGTTTTCCAGCTCTGGCTCTGAAGTCAAGGAGACTGAGGAGCTTCTTGGCATTGCCTTTGAACTGCAGCCTAACGCTCTCCCTGGAAAAGGCAGGAAGCACAGCTCCCGTCTACCCCATGGCAGCGTAGCTTGTTTTTCTCCCTGCCCAGCACATCAGGGACATGAGGATGAGTTTATCCAGCCCGTAGGACTGTGCTCCTGCTTGACTGGATATCTTTTTACTGTGCAATACTTTCCTGGTGACTGACCGAATCTCGTTCTCCATGTCCGTCAAGGTGCCCATAGCAGAGGGTGGGTGATGATGAGGACCCAAAGAGAGCTTGTGCTCCTGCTGCATGCGTTTGTATTCTGAGTATCTGACCTGGCTAGGTAAACTATTTCCAATTTATTTCCAATCTGCATGTGCTCTGAATTTGAATGAGCAAATAGGGCTCCAGCCCTGAATTATTCCTGGCCGAATCTCTGATGAAAGAGGCAGCTACATGCAACATTCATTGCATCTGTCTATAGTCTGCTGCTGACAATCTCTCTCCAGAGTTGCACATTTAATATTACAGAGAGATAAAAAACCACCCTGAATAAAAATTACCATGTTATTTcatccttttcagaaaaaaattcttctcataTCGTGCCATATCCTATCATAAGCATTTAGTTCTTTGCCTACTAATTTTAAGCCAGATTTGAGTCAAAATCTTTATATAGCTGAACTGATGGGCTACTTAGCTCACGTTCTGCCTAACTTAACTATTCTTTTTTGGGAttactttttgtttgttccttCTATTAAATCCTAGAGCTTTTTCTCCTGGAATTTTCTAACAGCTACAAATATCTACATTTCAGTATTAAAATTGTGCactgcttttcctcctttgcCAATGCCATATACCCTTACTATGAAGATGTTAGCGTTTTGATACAGTAGTTGAGCAGGAGTGGTATTCCTACTGTTGCACTTAGCTACTtggtttttttcttacatttttattcttgcttctttctttagTAAGAGTGTAGTTTTTGATGAGTACTGATACCTTGGGTTCTTTTCAGTCTAAATATCCTATAGCAAAATGTTTCGCAGAGGAAAAATTGTTTTGTGGTAGCATTTTCCGAGTTGCACCTGAAAATGAATAATGTACCAAACATGTTGGGATTGTTCCCTATGAGTAAGATTTTCATAGCAACCGCGGGGAGCTGGATGCCGAGGATCCCCGCAGCCGTTGTGCTCCCTGACACCCCTGGAGGCTGCACTGAGCAAAATGCAGCCGCAGCGTCGTGCCACATTCAGAAAAGCGCCTAGACGTGAAATGACAAACGACGTTTCCCCCACAGACAGCCCTGTTCTAATAGCTTTCCTTACCCTGCGTGACATTTTACCTGCTCCAGCTCAGCAATGggattcattaatattttaatcatTAATGACCCCGGAGCTAAATCCCAGGCTGAGGATTGAGCACGGCACGCTGTTGCAGGAGGGTAACGGGGGCCAAAGCCCCAAGATTTTATTTATCAATCCCCAGCTCTGGAAATAAACACAGGGGTTTGGAGGCTTGTTACTTTTCCTGGGTGCTTAGTAGCATGTTAGCTGAGTAAAGGCAATCGAGCAAGTTCAGCAGGAGGCTGGTATCAGCTTCCTCCTTTGGTTCAGAGGACGGGCAGTGTCCCTGCCTCTGAGAAACAGCTCAACCTGGACAACGCTCTGAAGCAGGCTTCAGCGCAGGGAGCCGGCAGCACGCCTCGAGCGCCCGCGGTCGCAATCCTGTGCTCTCGTGCATGACCCCAGTGAACGGCTGGGACGGTATTGCTGTCCATGAGCATTTGTGAGATCTTGCCagtgctttggggctttggggctgagGGAAAAGTCTTCCTGACCCCCTCTCCTCCGCTCTGGGGGCCTGAGTGCCCGGGAAGCCCCACAGGACTGTGATTTGGCAGGGTTGGTCGGGGCTGCGGCTCCTCCcggtcagcaggagctgggatGCTTCGCACTCGCTCGCCAGCTCCCAGCGGCTCTGGTGGCACCACTGTCCATGCAGCTccgccaggctgcagctctgcccccgcTCAGGGCCGCTGGGAGCTTCTGCTCTTTGCAGGGGAGCCTGTTCCCCTCTTTCATTTCAGTCCCCTGGGCCCCAGTTTCTTGCCCTTGGGGACCCACCCAGTGGGGGGCAATCACAGCTTTCCTCTGAAATAAATCCATGCTGCAATTTCTCGTGTGCTGGGAAACACCTTGCCGGGTTCACTGTCAAGGTTCACCGCGttcgctgggctgggctgaaccCTGCCACCGGCCGCCTCCGTGTTTCCTAGCCCGGATGCACCCGCTGCACACGAGCGGCGGCCACGGGAGGGCTATGGCTCTGCGACGAGAGGGGTGCAACGGCCGTTACCTAAATTACCCTGCGCAAAACACGCTGCTTGTTGCAGCGATGCAGATACCCATCCCTTGCGCCTGTTAAACTGAGGCGCATTGCGTATCCTCTGTGCACGCCAGCGtccagaagaggaggaaaaggctcCACAGCAAGCGACATCTCCTTTGCCCACcggtgctgaggaggaggaggaggatggacagAGCTGAAGGCACCACAGGTTTTGGCTGGTGTTGGTAGGTTGAGCGCACTTAGACGTGCTGCTTCAGCACGCTCTCCCCACGTTAAGGAATGGGTTTCAAAGGGATGGAGCAAGAGGAAACTCATATAAAGCTGTGGTAGCCAGCCCTGCTTTGGGCTGAGAAGATGCAGTGGGGGGCTTCTCAGgctcagttcttttaaaaaaaaccctgccatgTAAGACCAAAATGACCATCCTCTGTTCACACAAAACTCAGGCTATTACCTCCTGGGGTGTAGGTTGGCAGCACTTCTGCTGCAGCCACCAGAGGGTTTGCTGAAGAGGTGAGGTCTGCGCAGGGAGGATCTGAACGTGTCTTCAGTTTTGGGTATTCCTGTGGACTGCCACGACCGCGGCCACCATGCCGCGGCTGTACCTGCTCCCGCGCGGGCTTTCCCACACCTGCCTCTCCTTAGTGGTATGGGGTCATCTCGAAGGGAGCCAGCGCTCCATCACATACCAGGTGCTTTAGAAACATGAGGCTTCTTGAACTGCAGAGGTCATTTAAGGAGTAGGCAGAAGGAATGGAAAGACTGCAGGAAAATCCCAAAAGTGGGGTGGAGACGGTGGCTTTTTGCAAAGTGACTGCTTGTAAAGATTTTGCAGTTGTAAGGATGAGGTTGCATATTTTGTGCAGACAATATTCTTAACGTGTGAAACGTGCTAAAAATCAACCGCTGAAAGCACCTGGATATTTCAACCATAAATAGATTGTATGAAAATAGCTGCAGAGCAGATGGCCTCCTCCCTGCCCACCTTGCCGCGTTTGAGGGCTGGCCAGATTGCTGTGTCAACGCACGTAACCAAAAACATGCTGTCTTCACAGCTGATCATCTGCAAAGGCAAGGGTTACCTTGTGCAACTCGTTATCTGCCACACACTAACACTCCTGCGGACACTTATTAGTAGATCCTAGGGAGATAACGTGTCACAGGCTTGCCTCAACTTGTTTAATGTCCCGGCAAAGCAAATGACCTGTTCCAGAGCGCAGCCTCTAAGAAGTCTgcttagataaataaataaataattagatAAATAGCGAGCTGAAATCCGATCTGCAATGGAAAGGACCCAGGACGCGGCGGGCTGCCTTTGCGAGCCAGCTCGCAGCGCTGTCGGGAGCTCAGCAACGTGCGACAGAGTCTGTTTCTCGCTCTCGCTTCTACCTTGGATGCTAAGACCAAACATCACCGTTCTGGGGATTAACCAGGATGTAAGGCTTTTCCTGCCGCGTGGCATGGTTCAACAGATGTAAAAGGGAATTATCGCTCCAACATGAAATCAagactcttccccccccccacccacccccccggCTGATGGCAGATTACTAAGCCTGAATTCCTGTTTAATTTTAGTGTGCTAATTGATGGGATAATGAGCATTGATTATATGTGTTTTGGCTGCGTCATTGCAATTACAGGCTGTGTTTTATTCATGAGCCAGCCCTAAAGAACGAGCTAGAGATCTAAGACAGCTTAAACCTCTCAGAAAAAGGCTCTGAATTGTTTGAGTAATGACACTCTTAGATGGAAAATTAAAGGTTCTCTTTTCCCATGCTTTTTAAGATAATTAAAATCCAGGAACAGTAAGGTGGTGAACATCCTTATTCATTAGCCTTCAGTAATTTAGCTTCTACtaaatgaggaaaacattttaattctctAGGCCATCTGTTGCAGTCTCCTTTGAGTGTCCTGTTACATAAAGTCTCTTTCTGGATAGTCTTGACATCAGGATTGTATGCTTTCACCAGGAGTGAAGAGCTGGAGAAGACAGCTGAATTCACTACCTTTTAACAGACCACCCTGGAATTAAAACAGCCGCTTGGTCTTTTAGGTCGGAGTTATCCTGCCTAGCCACTTCTAGGCAAAGGATCCGCAGCAAGGAGAAACGCGCATAGAGATGTAATGCATGACAAGCTGTGTGTTTTCTAATAGCAATATTCTTGCCAATAAATAGCAAAGTTCATCGGAGCCCTTCCAGTTCCCCTAATGTGCGACTGCTCTGCCATATGGCTCAGCACTGCTTTTGGAAGCAGACAATATCCATTTGGGTGAAAAATGAAACGGAGGCTCCGCGTTGGATGCTGTTTTGCTAGCAGGTCTGAGGCAGAGCAGATCTCCTCTTTGTACGAAGGTGGGGCAATAAATATCGGAGCGGGAGCACGCTCACCTAGAACAAACGCTGGGTCGGGATTTGGGAAACGCATGGTTTCTGTCTGTAGGAACAACTTGCTTGCTAGCCTAGAGCAAGTTACATTAGCCCACGCTAGAAAGGTTTCCTATTGAAATGGTAATGCGTACAGCCGAATGGGTTCAGTGTCTTAACTTTTCCTGATTCAAAGTTTTATCTGTGCAGATGTAAGTGGATTCAGGCCCCCTTTGAATTTGGTTTGTTTCTGTTAAATTCTCacataaaataaacagcaattcTCCTTGCCAACACACAGCACTGCTTCACAGGGGCTGCTTGAGACAGATTTATTTAGCTAGCTCCATGATCACCAGGTAGCGTTGGCATTATTGGTAGGGCATGGCTGCAAGCGGGCTGTTTTCACAGGGCAGAGCTTGCATTCACCTGTTTGCTATTACTCGAGTTGCTTGGAGATCACAAACACGCAGGCTCTGGCGAGATGTGTGGCTGCAGATCCAGCGTGCCCGGCACAGTGCAGTACTCCGTAAAGCAGCCTGCTCTTGCTTTGCCCAAAAAGAGCCCTtcagcagcaggagacatgccCAAACGGTAAGCCATTGCTTTGTTCCTTGCATCTTTAGTAATTTAGCATTTGTCTTGAAATTTGTTATCTGAGCATATCTATCTCTACCAAAAGCAATGTCTTCCACTCTGTGTTGGCTGCTCTTTAATTAGTTTCCAGCGCTTCAGCAAATGCAACTAGGCTTTAAGTCCTAACGGAAAATAGGGAGGCCCTTCTGTGAGTCTTGCCGGGATAAAAGCTAGGTGTCTGTGCTCCGAGCTCTAGCGAGCGGGGAACGGCAGGTTGCGCTGTGCCTCTCTGGGGACAGGCTGAAAACCTAGAAACTTCCTGGAGCTCTTTCATGTGCTGGAGAAATGACTTTAAAACATGTTGAAATGCCCCTCTCAGGCAGTCAAGTTATTtaataagcattttttaaaagggTAATTGCTTAGGTGCAGAATCAGGAGCCGTGGGATGTTGTGCGCTGCTTGTAAAGGATATCAGTCTTTCAGTTGTACAGGAAAGCTATTCTCCTTTTGGGGAATTAAACAAAGCATAGACACGAGCAAGCTCATTTGTGGAGAAACTGTATGCACTTGCGATCCATCAGGTGGTAActgcctctcttctctctcgctACCAGCATACCTATAGCCAAGCAGCTGGCCTCAATAAAAGGTAAGGCAACCCCATCGTTAAGCTGTGGGGGTTCGGTTTTTCAAAGGACACAGCCCAAGAGCAGTAAATGGTGGTGATTtagcagagctgctggaggcctTGCAGGTCCTGGGTCTGTGCAAGAAGAGAGGGTCTCGTGCGGATGTGATCCCTGTGCAGCGTGTCCCAGCTCCCACACCCCAGGAGCCCAAAGGCACCCGGGAGAGCGGCCAGCACGGCAGGTCCCCACAGCACGACAGGTCCCCGACGATGCACGAGGTTGGGGCAGAGCAGACATCCTGGACGTAGCCCCGCGCTGCTGCTGGTGCATGCCCTTACTGGGCTCGAAAGCCTCCCACGAAGGTGCGCGGCATCTCTGGGACACAAGGTGTGTTGGTGGCCCACTCCAAATAAAATCTGGGCCAGGCCCTCTGTGGGTATAAACAGTTGCAGGCTCATTAACTTTAATGAAACTACACTGATTTCCACCCACTCAGGATGTTTCTGACAGATTCCTTTCAATTATATCTCAAACAGCAGCCtatatctctttctttccctccagctCTTCGGAAAGGCTCAGACCTTGAAAAAGcttttgctactgctgctttGGTGTATAACAACTCCGCTGACCCCGAGGGCAAACTCAGTAAAGCAGAAGCCAAAAGCCTGCTGCAAACCCAATTTTTGAGTTTCATGCAGGTGAGGAAGTTGCAGGGGTGCTGAGCTGGCGGCGTGCGGGCTCAGCAGGACGGTCTCCCCCCTATGCCCACCAGCCCTCCTCATGTGCTCTTGCTGCCGGGCAAGCCGTTTTGGGTGCAGGGAGGGCACCCGAGCTCTGTCCTGCAGCTAGGGGTACACCCATCCGTGGGGCAATTGCAAGTGTGATTTTAGTGATTAGGTAAATACATCTCCAATGAATTAGGCACTGTGTTTTGAGCCTGTGTATAACACGGggctgaaggaggagggagacATCGATAAACCACTGTTGACATGCCTGCCTGCATGTTCTTCAAGAAATAGGGCAACTGtaagaaaatttaaataaaaaaaaaaaaaaatcaaacaatgaCAAGGGACCATGCGAttgtggggagaaaaaaacccaagcatttATTTAAGAGTTCGTTAGTTTGCCAGAGCACCAAACACCAGGGGGGACATGAAGTAGTAGCTACTAAAGCTATATATTTTGAACTCAATTGTTTCTGCAAACTTCCCAGTATGTGTTCAAGTGTCTGCCTTAAACATTAAGGCCGGGTGGGTTTGTGTTCACTTCCTCTCCCTGGTCTGATCGAAACAGGACTCCACTTCTTGCAGCAGTGTCCTCTGTAGCCACTGATACACTACTGCAGTTACCGATTATGCTCGTCACTGCCAGGTTTCCAGTGAAGAATAGGTCTCTTTTAAAAGATGTATTCTGGATTTGGGCAGAGACTGGGGACTAGTAGTTCTTCTATCTATCTGATTGCAGTAATATTTCTAGTTGAATTTCTTGGGAtaccttcaggaaaaaacaatATGAATGTGGAAAGAAAGGAACTTCATGCTAaatatctttcattaaaattctCCATAGGGCCAAGAAAGCAAACCAAAATACCAGGAAATAATTTCTG
It encodes the following:
- the SNTN gene encoding sentan: MCGCRSSVPGTVQYSVKQPALALPKKSPSAAGDMPKRIPIAKQLASIKALRKGSDLEKAFATAALVYNNSADPEGKLSKAEAKSLLQTQFLSFMQGQESKPKYQEIISALDEESENKIDFEDFMILLVSLALMSDLLREIRNVKTTK